In Exiguobacterium sibiricum 7-3, a genomic segment contains:
- the tgt gene encoding tRNA guanosine(34) transglycosylase Tgt, whose amino-acid sequence MTKHAVTYEHIKTCKQSGARLGIVHTPHGSFETPVFMPVGTQATVKTMAPEQIKDMNANIILSNTYHLWVRPGHDVIKEAGGLHKFMNWDGAILTDSGGFQVFSLADLRNITEEGVNFRNHLNGDKLFLSPEKAMEIQNALGSDIMMAFDECPPFPASHEYMKASVERTSRWAERCLEAHERPQDQALFGIIQGGEYEDLRRQSARDLASLDFPGYAVGGLSVGEPKDVMYRALDFTTPLMPEDKPRYLMGVGSPDALIEGAIRGIDMFDCVLPTRIARNGTLMTSSGRLVVRNAKYARDFRPLDEKCDCYACKNYSRAYIHHLIRAQETFGLHLCSTHNLHFLVKLMEGVRQAIREDRLLDFKDEFFEEYGYNLPNAKNF is encoded by the coding sequence ATGACAAAACATGCAGTAACGTACGAACATATTAAAACGTGTAAACAATCTGGTGCGCGGTTAGGAATCGTCCATACGCCGCACGGCAGCTTCGAGACACCTGTTTTCATGCCGGTCGGCACACAAGCGACCGTTAAGACGATGGCACCAGAACAGATTAAAGACATGAATGCGAACATCATTTTGTCCAATACCTATCATCTGTGGGTCCGTCCGGGCCATGATGTCATTAAAGAAGCCGGCGGTCTGCATAAATTCATGAACTGGGACGGCGCGATCTTAACCGATTCTGGCGGATTCCAAGTCTTTTCACTCGCTGATTTGCGTAATATCACAGAAGAAGGCGTCAATTTCCGGAACCACTTGAACGGGGATAAACTATTCCTGTCACCGGAAAAAGCGATGGAAATTCAAAATGCCCTTGGATCTGATATCATGATGGCGTTTGATGAGTGTCCACCGTTCCCGGCTTCTCATGAATATATGAAGGCTTCGGTCGAGCGGACAAGCCGCTGGGCGGAACGTTGCCTCGAGGCGCATGAACGGCCGCAGGATCAAGCATTGTTCGGTATCATTCAAGGCGGCGAGTACGAAGATTTACGTCGCCAAAGTGCGCGTGATCTCGCATCACTTGATTTCCCGGGTTACGCGGTCGGCGGTCTGTCAGTCGGAGAACCGAAAGATGTCATGTATCGTGCCCTTGATTTTACGACACCGCTCATGCCGGAAGACAAGCCCCGTTATTTGATGGGCGTCGGTTCACCGGATGCCTTGATTGAAGGTGCGATTCGCGGAATCGACATGTTTGACTGTGTTCTGCCGACGCGGATTGCGCGAAACGGTACGTTGATGACATCAAGTGGACGTCTCGTCGTCCGGAATGCCAAATATGCCCGTGATTTCCGTCCACTTGATGAGAAATGTGATTGCTATGCATGTAAGAATTACTCGCGTGCTTATATCCATCACTTGATCCGGGCGCAGGAAACATTTGGTCTTCACCTCTGTTCGACACACAATCTTCACTTCCTCGTCAAGTTGATGGAAGGCGTCCGTCAGGCGATTCGTGAAGATCGTTTGCTTGATTTCAAAGACGAATTCTTCGAAGAATACGGCTATAATTTGCCGAACGCAAAGAATTTCTGA
- the yajC gene encoding preprotein translocase subunit YajC: MQQLLTFLPMILIFVVFYFLLIRPQNKRQKQVREMQTQLSRGDSIVTIGGLHGVVQKVDETTVTLKSGNAQLTFNRSAVAEVTKKTTTVMDDEIVE, translated from the coding sequence ATGCAACAACTATTGACTTTCCTCCCGATGATCTTGATCTTCGTGGTGTTTTATTTCTTGTTGATTCGTCCACAGAACAAACGCCAGAAGCAAGTGCGTGAGATGCAAACCCAGTTATCACGCGGTGACTCGATCGTAACGATCGGTGGCCTTCATGGGGTCGTACAAAAAGTAGATGAGACAACCGTCACATTGAAGTCGGGTAACGCGCAATTGACGTTCAACCGTAGTGCGGTCGCAGAAGTTACGAAAAAAACTACGACTGTCATGGACGACGAAATCGTCGAATAA